The window ATCTCAACAGCATTTAATATCAGCCAGGCAGCTATCTCCAAGCAACTTAAATTTCTGATCAGTAATGATTTAATTATTAAGAAACAGGAAGAAACAGATCATAGAAAATACAATCTTTCAGTAACGGATAAGGGAAGGTTTATCATAGAAAATTCAGAAACTTTCCGTAAAAACATTACCGGACAGACAGCTTCCATACTGACTGCTAAAGAATTGGAAAATTTTAATTATCTGCTAAACAAAGTCCTGAATCATGTAAAATTGTAATACCTTTCTTCTACTTATAGGTCCCAAATACCCTGTCCCAAATAGAAGTATAGAATCCAAAATTTTTGCTTTCATCCAGATGATGCACATTATGAAACCTTGTGGTTCCCACGAAGAAGTGGTCAAAAGAAGCCGGAAAAAATTCTCTGTTCAGGTGTCCTATGGTTCCCCAGATGAGATTGAGCAAAAGATAAATGGAAATGGAAATGACTGAGAAATCATAACCGATGAGTAAAGCAAGCATCATCAAACCAAATCCTATAGTTTCAAAAGGGTGCAGAACAAAAAGGCTCAGAAAATTGGTACTTACATGCTCGTGATGTTTTCTGTGCAGAATTTTATAGATAAAAGGCAGATGAGCTCCATAATGAAAGAAATACATCAGCAGATCCATCAGAAGAAGCAAGGCAATGACTTCAGCTGCTATCTCAACTCCCGATTGATTTTCTCCAAGAACAATCCATCTGTTTTTCCATAATAATGCTCCCAGCAACATGACAAAGCTGTTACAGATTATGGTAAAAAGGCTGAGGTAGAAATCGGATCTTGTAACAGGATGATTTTTTTCCTGCAGCTGACTTTTACGACAGGTCTTTTCAATAAAAACATATAAACCTATAGAAAACAGGTACAGAAAACTGTTAATGATAAGGCTGAATATCATCCACTGCGGCCAGGAAAACTGCCAGAACAGATGCAAATAACCGAAAAATTCTGTTTGATTAAAATTCATAAACCTGTTATCCTTCAACTTGAAGTCATAAAGGTATGAATTTCACAGTAAAATCAGCTGATAAAGTCAATTTCAGACACTATTTCTGTCTTGCCTTTCTTCTGAGCTCCCGAAGTCTTACGGTAAGGTTTTTCCGTAAATTATTATGATACTGCCGATAGTTTTTGATGCTGTTCTCAAGATTCTTTTTATTAAGCAGATATTCTTCATACAGATGACCCAGTTCTGAAATCTGTGTAGCCACATCCGAAGGCTGGCTTTCGGGATCTTCTGCAGCTTCTATCAG of the Chryseobacterium viscerum genome contains:
- a CDS encoding MarR family winged helix-turn-helix transcriptional regulator, translated to MKHTEKEFFNTFTNFQCLILAHMNRGNINGVTAAHYNIIEFILRKETATGREISTAFNISQAAISKQLKFLISNDLIIKKQEETDHRKYNLSVTDKGRFIIENSETFRKNITGQTASILTAKELENFNYLLNKVLNHVKL
- a CDS encoding sterol desaturase family protein, giving the protein MNFNQTEFFGYLHLFWQFSWPQWMIFSLIINSFLYLFSIGLYVFIEKTCRKSQLQEKNHPVTRSDFYLSLFTIICNSFVMLLGALLWKNRWIVLGENQSGVEIAAEVIALLLLMDLLMYFFHYGAHLPFIYKILHRKHHEHVSTNFLSLFVLHPFETIGFGLMMLALLIGYDFSVISISIYLLLNLIWGTIGHLNREFFPASFDHFFVGTTRFHNVHHLDESKNFGFYTSIWDRVFGTYK